Proteins encoded together in one Heterodontus francisci isolate sHetFra1 chromosome 20, sHetFra1.hap1, whole genome shotgun sequence window:
- the LOC137380819 gene encoding glutathione S-transferase omega-1-like has translation MSGRALAKGSPAPGPVAAGMIRLYSMKFCPFAHRTRLVLEAKGLKYETVNINLLKKPDWFFEKNPLGLVPVLETCQNQLVYDSPITCEFLDDMHSARRLLPTDPYEKAKQKMLLEHFSKVMGYMYKIPMEKRKSVDTSKMEEDFQVQLSKFEEQLGGLKTRFIAGDSVTMIDYLLWPWFERLEALLLSKFLDQTPTLKRWMQEMQKDPAVKATAADIEAYRGFYELYAQGNPEACDYTL, from the exons GAAGCCCAGCCCCAGGCCCTGTGGCTGCAGGAATGATTCGCCTATACAGCATGAAATTCTGTCCATTTGCTCATCGCACCCGCCTTGTCCTGGAAGCAAAGGGACTCAA GTATGAAACAGTCAACATCAATCTGTTGAAAAAGCCTGACTGGTTCTTTGAGAAGAATCCTCTTGGTTTGGTGCCAGTATTGGAGACCTGCCAGAATCAACTGGTCTACGATTCTCCAATCACGTGCGAGTTTCTGGATGACATGCACTCTGCGAGACGGCTCCTGCCCACAGATCCCTACGAGAAGGCCAAGCAGAAGATGTTGTTAGAACATTTCAGTAAG GTGATGGGTTACATGTACAAGATTCCGATGGAAAAGAGAAAATCCGTGGATACGTCTAAAATGGAAGAGGACTTCCAGGTTCAGCTCAGCAAATTTGAAGAG CAATTAGGTGGGTTGAAGACTCGTTTCATTGCTGGTGACTCAGTGACAATGATCGACTACCTGCTGTGGCCCTGGTTCGAACGCCTGGAGGCCCTCTTGCTGAGCAA GTTCTTGGACCAGACGCCTACACTCAAGCGCTGGATGCAGGAAATGCAGAAAGATCCTGCTGTCAAGGCAACTGCCGCTGACATCGAAGCCTATCGTGGTTTCTATGAGCTGTATGCTCAGGGAAATCCCGAAGCCTGTGACTACACCCTCTGA